In Bacillus sp. NP247, one DNA window encodes the following:
- a CDS encoding YndM family protein, producing the protein MSDITVILIKFISCIIAFSIGLALFFPATLVQIISFSLFVTIVSYMFVDKIILNRIGNSAAIMTDFLLTYLSVWIFGNILLDNYMQIAWGSILSAIVFTLSEVIVHRFSNSHTRHNNDNIRINRRFAYGTEFAEEQNVLDKDKKK; encoded by the coding sequence TTGAGTGATATTACTGTAATACTTATCAAATTTATATCATGCATCATCGCTTTTAGTATCGGACTAGCTCTATTTTTCCCAGCAACGCTCGTCCAAATCATTTCTTTTAGTCTCTTCGTCACAATCGTTTCTTATATGTTTGTTGATAAAATTATTTTAAATCGAATTGGCAATTCCGCTGCCATTATGACGGATTTCTTACTTACGTATTTAAGCGTTTGGATTTTCGGTAATATTTTATTAGACAACTACATGCAAATTGCATGGGGCAGTATCCTTTCTGCCATCGTCTTTACATTATCAGAAGTAATCGTCCATCGCTTTTCTAATTCCCACACAAGGCATAACAATGATAACATTCGAATTAATCGCCGTTTTGCATATGGTACGGAGTTCGCTGAAGAACAGAATGTGTTGGATAAAGATAAGAAAAAGTAA
- a CDS encoding cysteine hydrolase family protein: MKKALIVIDVQAGMYTAGMPVHNGEKFLETLQELIGECRSNDIPVIYVQHNGSKDDPLEKGTEGWQIHAAIVPREGDNIVEKTTPDSFYKTNLNELLQEKGIEHVIISGMQTEYCVDTTTRRAFSEGYKVTLVSDAHSTFDTDVLRAEDIVKHHNLVFGAFADVVTLKDLKVAVSK; the protein is encoded by the coding sequence ATGAAAAAAGCATTAATAGTAATTGATGTGCAAGCAGGTATGTATACAGCTGGAATGCCAGTACATAATGGGGAAAAGTTTTTAGAAACGTTGCAAGAGCTTATTGGGGAATGTCGTTCAAATGATATTCCAGTTATTTATGTTCAACATAATGGGTCAAAAGATGATCCGTTAGAAAAAGGTACAGAAGGCTGGCAAATCCATGCGGCGATTGTACCGCGAGAAGGAGACAATATTGTTGAAAAGACGACGCCAGATTCATTCTATAAGACGAACTTAAACGAACTGTTACAAGAAAAAGGAATTGAACACGTTATTATTTCAGGAATGCAAACAGAGTACTGTGTGGATACGACAACGCGCAGAGCGTTTAGTGAAGGGTATAAAGTAACATTAGTGAGTGATGCGCATAGTACGTTTGATACAGATGTATTGCGTGCTGAAGATATTGTGAAACATCATAACTTAGTGTTTGGAGCATTTGCTGATGTTGTTACGTTAAAAGATTTGAAAGTGGCTGTCTCTAAATAA
- a CDS encoding GNAT family N-acetyltransferase, with translation MLFQKGQLLVRYVIKNDAPIISKWLTDPEVLQYYEGRDNPQSVEKVLDHFIHHPNSNEKRCLIEFDEVPIGYIQMYPVDAEWKALYGYEESHNLWGMDQFIGEPLYWGKGIGTKLVQAAITYIMENLGAEAIAMDPKVNNERAIKCYEKCGFKKVKVLKEHELHEGKLENCWMMEYKQL, from the coding sequence ATGTTATTCCAAAAGGGACAATTATTAGTTAGATACGTAATAAAAAACGATGCACCTATCATTTCAAAATGGTTAACAGATCCAGAAGTTTTACAGTATTACGAAGGACGCGATAATCCGCAATCTGTAGAAAAGGTACTCGATCATTTTATACATCATCCAAACAGTAATGAAAAAAGATGTTTAATAGAATTCGATGAAGTGCCGATCGGTTACATTCAAATGTATCCAGTTGATGCTGAATGGAAAGCGTTATATGGATATGAAGAATCGCATAATCTATGGGGAATGGACCAATTTATCGGTGAACCACTCTATTGGGGAAAGGGAATTGGAACAAAACTCGTTCAAGCAGCGATTACATACATTATGGAGAATTTGGGAGCGGAAGCAATCGCAATGGACCCTAAAGTAAATAATGAACGCGCGATAAAGTGTTATGAAAAATGCGGATTTAAAAAAGTGAAGGTTTTAAAGGAACATGAGTTACATGAGGGGAAATTAGAAAATTGTTGGATGATGGAATATAAACAATTATAA
- a CDS encoding kinase, with amino-acid sequence MKSTLIILRGNSASGKTTIAKELQEYFGQGTLLVSQDVVRRDMLKVHDTMGNLSHDLLFEITKYGKEKCEFVILEGILNSRRYGDMLKELIQYFDDNAFTYYFDLSLEETIRRHNTREKRYEFGEGSLWKWYNPHDTLEVNRETIFTDNFTQKDIFHAILNEVTKQK; translated from the coding sequence TTGAAATCAACATTAATCATCCTTCGGGGAAACTCCGCAAGCGGCAAGACAACTATCGCAAAAGAACTGCAAGAATATTTTGGCCAAGGGACACTTCTAGTCTCTCAAGATGTCGTGCGTAGAGATATGCTAAAAGTGCACGACACAATGGGTAACTTATCTCATGATTTACTATTTGAAATTACGAAGTACGGAAAAGAAAAATGCGAATTTGTTATTTTAGAAGGAATATTAAACAGTCGTAGATACGGTGATATGTTGAAAGAATTAATACAGTATTTCGACGACAACGCTTTTACATACTACTTCGATTTATCATTAGAAGAAACGATTAGACGACATAATACGAGAGAAAAACGGTATGAATTTGGTGAGGGCTCCCTATGGAAATGGTATAATCCGCACGATACACTTGAAGTGAATAGAGAAACTATTTTTACAGATAATTTCACACAAAAAGACATATTTCATGCAATTCTTAATGAGGTTACAAAACAAAAATAA
- the entB gene encoding cell wall-binding protein EntB, with protein sequence MKKIIGAATATVLGLGAFTTSAIAETIVTADVLNVREKPTTESKVVEKVKEGQKLKVIHTEEGWSKIDLNGKELFVSSEYTKDIYHVTANLLNVRTEANTESEILGRLKKDDVIESTHQVKDGWLQFEYKGKTAYANVSFLSSTAPSEKKAEEKTKKVAKVQKAVKAKEEAKTQKVAKAQEEVKVQEEAKPREEAKVQEEAKPREEVKVQEEAKPREEAKVQEEAKPREEVKIQEVTKPREEAKVQEEAKPREEVKVQEEAKPREEVKVQEEAKAKEEAKAQEIAKAKEEAKAQEIAKAKEEAKAQEIAKAKEEAKAQEIAKAKEEAKAQEIAKAKEEAKAQEIAKAKEEAKAREIAMAKEEAKAREIAMAKEEAKAKEVSKNNTQSAKRELTVVATAYTADPSENGTYGGRVLTAMGHDLTANPNMRIIAVDPKVIPLGSKVWVENYGEAIAGDTGSAIKGNRIDVLMGSKSKAMNWGRQTVKVKVL encoded by the coding sequence ATGAAAAAAATAATTGGCGCAGCAACAGCAACAGTTCTTGGATTGGGGGCTTTTACCACATCTGCTATTGCAGAAACTATCGTAACAGCGGATGTACTCAACGTACGTGAAAAGCCAACTACGGAATCAAAAGTTGTCGAAAAAGTAAAAGAAGGACAAAAGTTAAAGGTCATACATACTGAAGAAGGATGGTCAAAAATTGATCTAAATGGTAAAGAATTGTTTGTAAGTTCGGAGTATACAAAAGATATTTATCATGTAACAGCAAACCTATTAAATGTACGTACTGAAGCAAACACGGAATCAGAAATTCTTGGCAGACTGAAAAAAGATGATGTAATTGAATCAACACATCAAGTTAAAGATGGATGGCTACAATTTGAGTATAAAGGAAAAACAGCTTATGCAAATGTTTCTTTCCTATCAAGTACAGCACCAAGTGAAAAGAAAGCTGAAGAGAAAACGAAGAAAGTAGCGAAAGTACAAAAAGCGGTAAAAGCAAAGGAAGAAGCCAAAACGCAGAAAGTAGCAAAAGCGCAGGAAGAAGTAAAAGTACAAGAAGAAGCAAAGCCTAGGGAAGAAGCGAAAGTACAAGAAGAAGCAAAGCCTAGGGAAGAAGTAAAAGTACAAGAAGAAGCAAAGCCTAGGGAAGAAGCGAAAGTACAAGAAGAAGCAAAGCCTAGGGAAGAAGTAAAAATACAAGAAGTAACAAAGCCTAGGGAAGAAGCGAAAGTACAAGAAGAAGCAAAGCCTAGGGAAGAAGTAAAAGTACAAGAAGAAGCAAAGCCTAGGGAAGAAGTAAAAGTACAAGAAGAAGCAAAGGCTAAGGAAGAAGCAAAAGCACAAGAAATAGCGAAAGCAAAAGAAGAAGCGAAAGCACAAGAAATAGCCAAAGCGAAGGAAGAAGCAAAAGCACAAGAAATAGCGAAAGCAAAAGAAGAAGCGAAAGCGCAAGAAATAGCAAAGGCTAAGGAAGAAGCGAAAGCGCAAGAAATAGCCAAAGCGAAGGAAGAAGCGAAAGCGCAAGAAATAGCCAAAGCAAAAGAAGAAGCGAAAGCACGAGAAATAGCAATGGCTAAGGAAGAAGCGAAAGCACGAGAAATAGCAATGGCTAAGGAAGAAGCAAAAGCAAAAGAAGTATCTAAAAATAACACACAGTCTGCTAAACGTGAGCTAACGGTAGTAGCGACAGCTTATACTGCTGATCCAAGTGAAAATGGTACATATGGTGGACGCGTTTTAACTGCGATGGGGCATGATTTAACGGCTAATCCGAATATGAGAATTATCGCAGTTGATCCGAAAGTAATTCCATTAGGATCAAAAGTATGGGTAGAAAATTATGGTGAAGCAATCGCTGGTGATACTGGTAGTGCAATTAAAGGTAATCGTATTGATGTTTTAATGGGTTCAAAAAGTAAGGCAATGAATTGGGGAAGACAAACTGTTAAAGTAAAAGTTCTATAA
- a CDS encoding nitroreductase translates to MSQLEQMMYIGVIMSIVLSVMILGSLYYNPRLSLNDYPKDIQKVVFPKSIHEKKQTIYFNIAYNVILFGTPFVSTYILNQHETLLYIEAYLHTFGILMIFNLVDLLIIDWLIFCWITPRFVVIPCTDGMKGYKDYMFHLRGAIVGTPFLAIVSLFLAGIATTI, encoded by the coding sequence ATGAGTCAATTAGAGCAAATGATGTACATTGGTGTAATCATGTCTATTGTACTTTCTGTAATGATTTTGGGGTCTTTATATTATAATCCTCGTCTTTCGTTAAATGATTATCCGAAAGATATTCAAAAGGTAGTTTTTCCGAAATCAATTCATGAAAAAAAGCAAACGATTTACTTTAATATTGCATACAATGTGATTCTCTTCGGTACTCCTTTCGTTTCAACCTATATACTAAATCAACATGAAACATTATTGTATATTGAGGCCTATTTACATACTTTTGGTATTTTAATGATTTTCAATTTAGTAGATTTATTAATAATCGACTGGCTTATTTTTTGCTGGATTACCCCGAGGTTTGTTGTTATTCCTTGTACGGATGGGATGAAGGGATATAAAGATTATATGTTTCATTTAAGAGGGGCTATAGTGGGTACTCCATTTTTAGCAATTGTAAGTTTATTTCTGGCAGGAATTGCGACAACTATTTAG
- a CDS encoding GNAT family N-acetyltransferase, with product MHKLHFKKFEATDFNHYFLLVSNERVMAQITERTIPLDKAQNDYEKLLRRNEKHKLYGSYKVYNSATNEFIGLGHITVNEDDFKEAELGYMLLPEHWGKRYGSCIARELIEIAKHTDVNVLKAIIDPSNIPSRKILLNVGFTSEKVCEIDGLPGEILSTYI from the coding sequence ATGCATAAGCTACACTTCAAAAAATTTGAAGCAACAGATTTTAATCACTACTTCCTGCTCGTATCAAATGAAAGAGTAATGGCACAAATTACAGAGCGCACCATTCCGTTAGATAAAGCACAAAACGACTATGAAAAATTGTTAAGGCGCAATGAAAAACATAAACTGTATGGATCTTATAAAGTTTATAACAGTGCAACAAATGAATTTATCGGACTTGGACATATAACAGTAAATGAGGATGATTTTAAAGAAGCTGAACTTGGTTATATGTTATTGCCAGAACACTGGGGAAAAAGATATGGTAGTTGTATTGCAAGAGAATTAATTGAAATAGCGAAGCATACTGATGTAAACGTACTAAAAGCAATTATCGATCCGAGCAATATCCCCTCTCGGAAGATTTTACTAAACGTTGGTTTTACATCTGAAAAAGTTTGCGAGATTGATGGATTGCCTGGGGAGATTTTGAGTACATATATTTAA
- a CDS encoding class I SAM-dependent methyltransferase: MHVLHFLSEYIKHPRTVGAVLSSSKQLAKQMVAPINFEQAKCIIEYGPGTGVFTEQLIQHKHNETVLLIIENNVQFYRILQERYSHMENVYIIHDSAEYTEKYVQKYKITQVDYIISGLPFTSLSLDTSTKILQVTKEVLGEEGKFITFQYTRFKQQFFRSFFANIEVKKINWNIPPAFVFTCFM; the protein is encoded by the coding sequence ATGCATGTACTACATTTTTTAAGTGAATATATAAAGCACCCAAGAACTGTAGGAGCAGTATTGTCAAGTTCTAAGCAACTTGCAAAACAAATGGTAGCCCCTATAAATTTTGAACAAGCAAAATGCATTATTGAGTATGGACCAGGAACTGGAGTGTTTACGGAACAGCTCATTCAACATAAACATAATGAAACAGTATTGTTAATCATTGAGAATAACGTACAGTTTTACCGTATACTTCAAGAGCGATATTCACACATGGAAAATGTGTACATTATTCATGATTCTGCCGAATATACGGAAAAGTATGTTCAGAAATATAAAATTACCCAAGTGGATTATATTATTTCAGGATTGCCATTTACCAGTTTATCCCTTGATACTTCTACAAAGATATTACAGGTAACAAAAGAAGTATTAGGGGAAGAAGGGAAATTTATTACTTTCCAATATACACGCTTTAAACAACAATTTTTCCGTTCTTTTTTTGCAAATATTGAGGTGAAGAAAATAAACTGGAATATTCCACCGGCTTTCGTGTTCACTTGCTTTATGTAA